The nucleotide sequence tcaaaattaacataccagtaaaagccagcaattcagatttgtcgattttctccacattcttcctttcaacctcctcattggcggataattatgtagattatgtaattatacgtcgataattacaTGGATTATCTTCCTGACAAGGAGAAATTaaatagaaacctttagtaacaagttttaccaagggtgtactttttatgcccacccatatttaactcaaggtgctacttttattttcaaaaatatcggtagaaccaaattaacattcgataaagggctgtgtttttaacaataaataattttttaaaaatttttaaacacgtaataaatatgttacaagggaatacgcattaggtggacattttttacccacccttgggcgtttaagggttaaggttGTCCGTTTATCGGttcatctcatctgtggtcttcctctttttaCTTTCTGTTCCCATGGCCACTAGTGTAGAATTCGCTCATTCCATATTTCATCTTTTTGCCGCAGAGGGCTACCGGCGAAGTTGCAACCTGTCTTGATacaaaaatccacaaggaaaaagttttcctgtagttggctgtataccatgtaatacaaaaaacaatgaaatcctttataaaaggtatatatttaaaatccctaaaaagggctacatcgcagagaactagttttcgattggttgaccaatcatcatcagtgcttacctaaaatgaatataacgtggtaaaataatgcaaatattttgaaattttgactacgattaAGAAAAGTTTTTCCATGTTCCATTCTCATTAATTTCCCCATAGACATTTTATACCCATCCCCTCTTCCCCCCCCCCTACTATCATCTTCATCTTATGACGGTTTGGTTTTTAGACCCTTAGGGATCCGGGAAGCCTGCGGGGTCTTTAGGAATTAGTAgcctaagtttgagcttgtgctttcttaatgatacatccccctagattatttaagacatttttagaCCTCAGTCACCCCCATTGTGACCTATTTTTaaacttacacaaattccaacagctaccaataagttaaataattagataactttaaatcaacacaaaattgcttttttaaatcttaggtcTTTTGCCAATAAAATTTGATTACTGACTTTAGTTTTCGAATACAAACATTTGtttaatgtggtttgcctaaccaCCTCCACTGACAATAcacgtgaatacatttttaactacaacatctagtttattgtattttaaatgattatttttcacaaTGGAGTGAGTATTGTTACATCATTTCTTATTTAAACTAGCTGtacaccatagtctttaaatatgacaggttaatttttcaacttcctgtggaactgtcacttctgtcatgtcatcgttcAGGAGTCTCCatccatttcattgtcacttgtTGCCATACtgtcaccatgtgaacaagtaaAACCATAGCTAagatgttacctggggcgtattaataaatattttaaacatccatgcgtAAGGTAGcatttttaaccgatgtttccttgacggattacttgtaaagggctttgacccacatatttttgtaaaactatatcttggtggttagcatgtaaacttcacgtgaatataacctacaacttttcttaatcgttgtcaaaatttcaaaatctttgcattattttaccacgttatattcattttaggtaagcactgatgatgattggtcaaccaatcgaaaactagttctgtaatgtagccctttttagggattttaaatatatgcctattataaaggatttttttattttttctctctaGATACATCGTTCACCTTTTTTGTTCTCCTTTGTTCTCCTTTGTAAAAGTCCATGTTTGTGAGCTATATGTGATAACTGGAAATAAGCACTGGTTGAATATTTTCATTCGCATATTGAGGatactttttgtttttaaaaatatatcttaGTTTACCAAATGATGCCCATGCTAACCTAGTTCTTCTTTTTACTTCTTCCGTTTGATTGTCCCTGTTCAGCTTTATTATCTGTCCCATGTATATTATGTATTCTGCCACTGCTCTAATTTATTCTCTTTGACTACTATTTCTAATTTGTCTTCTCTTGGTTTGTCATAGACTTGCTTTTACTATAGTTCATCTCTAGACCTACCACTTTCGCTTTTATATCTAGTTCCTCAGCCATCTTCTGTAACTCATCCTTCTTTTCTGTTATCAGATCTATATCGTCTGCATACCTTAAGTGGTTCAAGAGCTCACCATTTACTCTTATTCCATATATTTTCCATTCTAATTCTCTAAATTTGTCTTCCATAGCCTGATTCAACAATTTTGGCGATATTTTGTATCCTTGCCTGACTCCTATGTCCAATTTCATTGGTTCTGTAGCGTGTTCGTCCGTCAATTTTATTGCGTTACTCGCGTTTTTGCATATGTTTGTTTTTTAATATGTAATTCCGTGAACGTGCACATCTAAGTCTAGCAATTCTGCCGTTGTGTAGTAAATTTTTAATGGCTTAATGTTCTATGCTGTCAAAACGCCTTTTGGAAGTCTATGAATGCCTGGTTTAATGGAATTTGATATTCGTTCTACTTTTCAATGTGAAATGTCGTAGCGATATGTCTTTCGGAAATATCGAATTTTTATCacaagcgggtgcataaaaagatatcttatattgattatttttttatttctgcacataTTACCTACATAATAATCTCAGAGTTATTTGataatccctccgctactgatcggtcataaaatATAACACTATCTGgatatttagttttaatttttaagcataaacaaaaatgtaatatgccgacaagttgaatttaagggtaatagtctagtaaaataaaattacactacatgtaaatcaaaatgtaaattcgtacaggttgaaacaaattttatatcaaagtttaggtgggtacaaaaggtattttcaagaaagtatccaaatcatacaaggggatcattgtttaaataattaaaaaggggtaatttttgcaaaataatacttttttaacggctgaggtcattcaattactaatgaaggtctataggattgttttctgcaaagctgaaggataaatctttcacctaagacttactaaattaaatttgaccccctatttatttaaataattatacataaaactataaaaacaaattggcaataaattatttttagcgttttaaataagcactacaaaatatcttattttacaggacaagttgcgctatgttatcagtattaactaaaaaaaattggtccaaaaatatttaacattttttgagatattgaatttgttttttaaatgttactctattttcaattgcaaaaacgcggttgttgccaacgaaatattcacctgtattaaatcttattatttttatttttatgtatgttttcgataaatgtatcgataaattcaaatttcaattaaacttccccctaaaatggcatttgaaaattattcaaatttgtttctaatttgtttttttaataacgtcgcggagatgaaatattttgaaatgccgtttcgataattgcgttcctgggaatttttcactaattaccaaaattttttgtctttttttcctcttcttttttttttggagatatattgctacgggcccttttagggttaagtttcattaagaatgtcgtatctctaagttgtagattctacacctaaaaatattacgatttaactaaaatcacttaaataaaatgtggctacttactgagttacagggtgttttatttaaaaatttaaaaattatttttaccaagttctttcaaactatttgacgtatccttatcataattggcaaaaagtgtgggtactatacagtctactaaactgtgataaataaaagtttctagctactaccagaggcgtacgacaggggatagttattggttgacccttcccaaattctacgccactgagggaattactattttagcgaaatttttcgattctccaatactttctatgtaaataatatactctttactggtaacgattaagtcattagttttcgagatattggacgttaaaaatgaaacggcatatttattttgattcattcattcattcatttattttaaacttccaatatctctcaaactgatgactttatcgataccaataaagttatttacatataaagtattggaaaatcgaaaaatttcgctaaaatagtaattcactcagtggcgtagaatttgggaagggtcaatcatacactatcccctgtcgtacgcctctggcactagctagaaacgtttattaatcacaatttagtagagtgtataatagccacactttctgccaagtatgataaggatacgtcaaatagttttaaagtacttggttacaataatttttaaattttttaaataaaacaccctgtaactcagtaactaGCCACTTTTTATTcatgagattttagttaaatcttaatatttttaggtctagaatctacaactaagggattcgacattcttaataaaatttaaccctaacagggcccgtagtaatataactccaagaaaaaaaagaagaagaaaaacgacaaaaaaatattggtaattagtaaaaaattcccaggaacccagtTATCCAAACGGCATCTTAAAATACTTagtccccgcgacgttattaaataaataaattataaacaaatttgaataattttcaaatgccattttaggggggagtttaattgaaaattgaatttatcaatacatttatcgaaaatatacataaaaataaaaataatgagatcttaatcaggtgaatatttctttggcaacaatcGCGTTTCTGCAAttaaaaatatagtaacatttaaaaaaaaattcaatatctcaaaaaatgttaaatatttttcgaccatttttttttgttaattctggtaatatagcgcaacttagtctgtaaaataaaatattttatagtgcttatttaaaacgctaaaaataattttttgcaaatttgtttttaaagttttatatacaattatttaaataaatagggggtcaaatctAAATTAGTAACttttatgtgaaagatttatccTTTAgctttgcagaaaataatcccataaaactacattaataagtgaattacctcagcagttaaaaaataatttttttgcaaaaattacccctttttaattatttaaacaatgatccccttgtctgatttggatactttcttgaaaatatcttttgtacccacctaaattttgatataaaatttgttttaacctgtacgaatttacattttgccttttttttattttattaggctataatacgatatttttatcgatcacggttttaagtaacatgaaccattttttaattgataatctgTAGATCTAAGaagttatataaaaattttatacctaTAGAAAGGAGATTACTTTTTCATTTTAAGCAATCTTATTTtgctaatataataataatatcgtatggcatttttgccggggagatcctttcggatagttccagcgccaattacatctttaaccctgtttcaagtaactagtgtcgatgtacactagcccagggggaccgacggcttaacgtactctccgaggcacggtgagacggctcgtgtcattattggaaatgaaaatggtttgtctttggcagggatcgaacccacgtctactggcgtatgaggccagcgtttatgccgttacccacggccgcttgCTAATAATGAGTTATTGTAAAGGCATAATTCTGATTATTTATTTCATATCGCTGCTTATTGGTCTACTAATAataaagttatcagaatttaatgacaaaaaCAAAGCAGTTTTCACTCGGGGTTTTGACTATGCTAATACTTTTATTTGTcacaataaattgtacttaggtaccatccgtattcatttcatTTCCTGTTTTCTCCCATACGTTGTCTTTGCACCAGTATATCTCGTACAAGTTCAATTAGCTTCCATACGTCCATCTCGCacacaaaaacaagtaaaaataaacatctggcagTGAGTCACACTTCCCACGACCCAAGAAAATTGTACGTTGATGACAAACGTTGCGAAGTGAGACCTGCGAGCGCAAGCACTGATCGCAGGTTAGGTTCAATTTGCGGTGTCTAGCTTCTAAGCGTGCTTCACAAAACTGTCCACGCAGTTCgccggtgcaggttgtgtctcgcttagaatcaatttgcgccggggcttATTCTGGCAATGGATGTGCATGTGTCACGGAACAGTGCCACGCGCACTGTATAAAGACTCGACCTGGCACGAATCCGTGCCATTAGTTGCGAAAGGGTTAAATCAATAAAACACAAAATTCAAGAAACACAAGTTTTATTCTACTATAATTACTATTAATTTCCATAATACAGAACTAACAATTTCTAACTTTATACATTTACTTCCCAACTGGTATTGGTGGACACTGGTCCGGCAGAACACACTCCCCTTTAATATTTCTTAAATAACCTGGATTACATCGACATTGAAATTGACACACACCTGGACGTACCTCTGAACAGACATTATCTCGACATACTGCTCTCCTATTGCTGCAACTTTTATCTGGACAACAACGTTTGCATCCTAAACTGGAGTTGGCACCGCAATTcccttaaacaaaaaatattaattaaaattaagggggtattgtttgaaatattgaattttttattatttcaaataaaggAGATTTTAaggttacaaacgtcacatctttgatattttatttttaaataattattttattttaaataaataaataattaaataaatactttattttcttttagacagACAGAGTCTGTATAGAATTTATCAAAAGTAATACATTAAGtaaatataacaaacaaataaacaatttcactACACAAACtaacaatgaaaatacatttaaaattgaagaaattctTCAACCGAATAAAAAATGTGTGTAATCAGAAATtcctttaaatttagtttaaagctTGTCAGGCTCTTACACAATTTTATATAGGTTGGTAAACTATTATAGAGTCTTTGTCCCATTATACCCGGGGACCTGCAATATATATTTCCCCTACACATTGGGGCACGCAAGGTATCTTTATATCTAGTGTTCATGTCATGTATTTGCCCAATGGTTTTAAAATTTTCGAGgttattaaatatatatatatacattacaAGTCTCCAGAATATAAATACAGACCAATggtaatattttgaaattttgaaagtattGCCTACAACTTGTTTTTTGAGGGATACCAGCAATAGTCCGTATTAttctttttttgcaaaaaagacTTCATTGATATGGGAACTTGATCCCCCAAAACAAATCCCGTATCTCAAACGAGATTCGGCTTGGGCACAATAAAGCATTATTAATTGTTTCTCCGTTAATACTTGTTTTAAATTTCGAAACAAAAACGTTACTGAGTTTAACTTTGCGGCCAGTGTATCACAATGTTTCCTCCAATTAAGACATTCATCTAAATGAAGTCCTAAGAATTTTAATGATGAAACAAGTTCattatcattattatttatatttaagttaATTGGGTTAATACATCGTTGGCCTATTATTGAACTGCATGAAAAGAGTTTTTTGGATGTTCAACAATAAATAGTTCTTACAGAACCAGTTGTAAAGATCTGACAATAAGCTGTTACATTTGGACTTCAAAGAAGTATCAGGTCCATTGACTATTACATTTAGGTCGTCTGCAAATATCGTGAAATGTCCATCCGAGTTAACCAAGACAACATCGTTTACATAAATAAGAAAGAGAACAGGTTCTAAAATTGAGCCTTGCGGTACACCTATGTCAATATCGAGATAGTTGGATTTATGCGTCGCATTTGATAATTTTCCTTTTTCTGTTAAGCTGACATATTGACGACGTGCAGTTAAGTATAATGTTAACCAATTTAACGCACGTCCTTGAATgccgatattttttaatttataaaataaaatttcgtGATTGACACAGTCGAAAGCCCTGCTAAGATCACAAAATATCCCAACAGGACTCTCCAGTATTTATTAGAGATGTGAGAGTATCCTAAAAGGAATGCATTGCTGTATGGTTAGATTTTTGGGACTGGAAATCATGTTGGTTACTAACAATCACTGTATTCGTCTGTAAAAATGAGTTAAGTCTTTGTAAAtaactgtatttaaaaaattttgaaaataccgaaGAAATTGTTATTGGACAGTAATTATTTACTAGTGTTGGGTCAACTTTTTTATGAATTGGTAACACATTTCCCGTTTTTATACAATCTGGAAAATTGCCATTTGAAAATGATAAATTAACTAAATATATTAATGGCGATATTATAAAAGACAcaaccttttttattaaaaacccAGGGATTTCATCAAAGCCatgagattttttgttttttagtttttggtttaataatttgtttaattctattgtAGTGTACGGATGTAGAAGAAAGTGGTCATCCAAAACAGTGTTGTTACAAATATATGTACTATCAGGTTTGTTTGGAATGGTCGCAATTACATCCAATggagcatttttaaaaaataggttaaattTATTGGCTGTTTCTAATGAATCTGTAATTACGTTATCCCCGTTTGAAAGTGTTATGTTACtctcattttttttactttttgaaaAATCAGATATAATTTTCCAAGCACTTTTAGAAGGATTATCTGAGGTGTTTATTATATCTTGGTAATGGcatttttttggttaaatttaGAAGCTTTTGATGCTCTCCTTTTTTAAGTCTATAATAATCACGCAACTCTGGAAATGCCCTAGATAATGCATGCAAATTTTTCAATTGATAACTTGATTGTCTCACCTCATTATTAACCCATTTATTACTATTTAATTTGGACTTTTTAtttataataggaaaatttatgttaaaattatacataaaaatattaaaaaaggtattaaaagCAAAATCAAACTCAATCAGTACAGTTCGATGGTCGGACACAGTATTATCGTTTACACAAGTAACAGAAGagtttaaaaaattaacaaagacGTTATCAATCGTCGTAATTCTGGTATCCGTGACCCTAGTGGGCCATTTTACGAGATTAaaatttacattaaaaaaaaaggacTTTTGTGGTTTGATAACATCATAATTTAAATACCTTGTATCAATACTAAAATCACCGTATACAATAATATAGGTATTAGATTTAAAAACGAAATTTAAAACCGACTCAAGATTTTCTAAAAAAGTATTAATATTGCCAGAGGGGGACCTGTAAGAGTTTAATATTATAACTATGTTATTTAATCTGTCTTTATATGAAATGCAACAAAATTCTGAATGTTTATTAACACAAAACTCGTGAACATCGATTTTGTTTGATTTTATACCATTTCTAACCCATATTCCTACGCCTCCACCTCTGCAGAAG is from Diabrotica virgifera virgifera chromosome 9, PGI_DIABVI_V3a and encodes:
- the LOC114327827 gene encoding chymotrypsin inhibitor-like, with the protein product MKNFVVLIVLSCLLVIVVSTSFQGNCGANSSLGCKRCCPDKSCSNRRAVCRDNVCSEVRPGVCQFQCRCNPGYLRNIKGECVLPDQCPPIPVGK